A genomic region of Gemmata massiliana contains the following coding sequences:
- a CDS encoding TIGR03067 domain-containing protein, protein MKTFALAAISAACLLQSAARADDKIDLAGKYTLVAGKKNGADVDETAKKATYTATEDKFTISGGDVKFVMKYRLDTAVTPATIDMEIVEGPDGTKGSKALGIVELKDGTLKLAYSVEKDKRAKDFEGKSGYYFELKKEKAK, encoded by the coding sequence ATGAAGACGTTCGCGCTGGCGGCAATCTCGGCCGCGTGCCTCTTACAGTCGGCCGCACGAGCCGACGACAAGATCGATCTGGCCGGCAAGTACACGCTCGTTGCCGGTAAGAAGAACGGCGCCGATGTGGACGAAACTGCGAAGAAGGCAACGTACACCGCGACCGAGGACAAGTTCACCATTTCGGGCGGCGACGTCAAATTCGTGATGAAGTACCGGCTCGACACGGCCGTGACGCCGGCCACGATCGACATGGAGATCGTCGAAGGCCCGGACGGGACGAAGGGCTCCAAGGCGCTCGGCATCGTCGAACTCAAGGACGGCACGCTCAAGCTCGCCTACTCGGTCGAGAAGGACAAGCGCGCGAAGGACTTCGAGGGCAAGTCCGGCTACTACTTCGAGCTAAAGAAGGAAAAGGCCAAGTAG
- a CDS encoding DUF4419 domain-containing protein has translation MISLRHLFRRPSFPQRAKTAVTIHVADVTPARRRMRQEPYYAAVRHLIGRRVESASRYYGKLVRFGSLLFRQGPVNPLIAAMHAAYQRHYPVVISPDVIWLTITQGLARHVRLNAEELRHKFVSHVGQKELVVRRDDFIKGSPENPWPEAFEEFSELIRELIGHDRHELFVADFSTTTPTSRAAMEVVLFDAMQPYCRYTFLGLCGIPSIVLEGTPDDWHAITERVKRFDGFGLGRWTTELVPILEAIAASARGNTDPDFWNDMYMWGKSGCNPPYVRGWIKLLFPYVKAPENDTVRLIPSPLFHEDPRSWAPAPDGFPTGHSEAPFEWHYRSEKFNMRFVGGLLGVAQDNDTLALRPEIGWAICDDTPTVPLS, from the coding sequence ATGATCTCACTCCGTCATCTATTTCGTCGCCCGTCGTTCCCACAGCGGGCCAAAACCGCCGTTACCATTCACGTGGCCGACGTGACACCCGCACGGCGGCGCATGCGACAAGAGCCGTACTACGCCGCCGTGCGCCACCTGATCGGGCGGCGTGTCGAATCGGCCTCGCGGTATTACGGAAAGCTGGTTCGCTTCGGTTCCCTGTTGTTCCGCCAAGGACCGGTGAACCCGCTCATTGCCGCGATGCACGCGGCCTACCAACGACACTACCCCGTGGTCATTTCGCCCGATGTGATCTGGTTAACGATCACACAGGGGCTCGCACGGCACGTCCGGCTAAATGCCGAGGAACTGCGCCACAAGTTCGTCTCTCACGTTGGCCAGAAAGAGCTGGTCGTGCGCCGGGACGATTTCATCAAGGGTTCACCGGAGAACCCGTGGCCGGAAGCGTTTGAAGAGTTTTCGGAACTGATCCGCGAACTCATTGGCCACGACCGCCACGAACTCTTTGTTGCCGATTTCTCGACGACTACCCCGACCAGTCGCGCCGCGATGGAGGTCGTGCTGTTCGACGCGATGCAGCCGTACTGCCGCTACACGTTCCTCGGTCTGTGTGGTATTCCCTCCATCGTGCTCGAAGGCACCCCGGACGACTGGCACGCAATCACCGAGCGCGTGAAACGGTTCGACGGGTTCGGCCTGGGCCGCTGGACGACCGAACTCGTACCCATTCTGGAAGCCATCGCAGCGTCCGCCCGTGGCAACACGGACCCGGATTTTTGGAACGATATGTACATGTGGGGGAAATCGGGCTGTAATCCGCCGTATGTCAGAGGGTGGATCAAGCTGCTGTTCCCATATGTCAAAGCACCCGAAAACGACACCGTGCGTCTGATCCCGTCACCGCTATTCCACGAAGATCCCCGTAGTTGGGCACCGGCCCCAGACGGCTTCCCGACCGGACACTCGGAAGCGCCTTTCGAGTGGCACTATCGGTCCGAGAAATTCAACATGCGATTCGTCGGTGGTTTGCTCGGTGTCGCGCAAGATAATGATACCCTCGCACTCCGCCCCGAAATCGGGTGGGCGATTTGCGATGACACGCCGACCGTTCCCCTCTCCTGA
- a CDS encoding tetratricopeptide repeat protein — protein sequence MVTAGVRRVVLVVAALGFAGLIGSQARGDEKKNPLREELLKLNSVTGEDAQRDKLVALAKDKEKTKKLVAEAGKMLKEAKGKENPFNFNGALMVARLAHFNKQYDVAEPFYEYLVESATKLKSGSKMVQAYEGLIDMYWDNKKYALVTETCQKFVDDMGPDEYEQAKPFILERLVQSMAKEEKFDEALRLADTLIEADREGWYFFQLKGWVLREQGKLPAAIEAYNKSLDKIDANKGLKADVRDRFKDRTRYILTGLYVDNKDVEKAAKNLQTLIQRNPDNATYKNDLGFIWADNDLKFEESEKLIKEALDLDKKEKEKLKKEGKLDEVKPNAAYLDSLGWVLFKQKKYSEALIPLKEAAADDEDGSHLEIWDHLADCHLALGQKKEAIAAWEKALKHEDLTKRDGERRRKVSEKLKKARAE from the coding sequence ATGGTAACGGCGGGAGTGCGACGGGTGGTTCTGGTGGTCGCCGCGCTCGGGTTCGCGGGGCTGATCGGTTCGCAGGCGCGCGGGGACGAGAAGAAGAACCCGCTGCGCGAGGAGCTGCTCAAGCTCAACTCCGTCACCGGCGAAGACGCGCAGCGGGACAAGCTGGTCGCGCTGGCCAAGGACAAGGAGAAGACGAAGAAGCTGGTGGCCGAGGCCGGCAAGATGCTGAAGGAGGCGAAGGGGAAGGAGAACCCGTTCAACTTCAACGGCGCGCTCATGGTGGCGCGGCTCGCGCACTTCAACAAGCAGTACGACGTGGCCGAGCCGTTCTACGAGTACCTCGTCGAGTCCGCGACGAAGCTCAAGAGCGGGAGCAAGATGGTCCAGGCCTACGAGGGCCTGATCGACATGTACTGGGACAACAAGAAGTACGCGCTCGTGACCGAGACGTGCCAGAAGTTCGTCGACGACATGGGGCCGGACGAGTACGAGCAGGCCAAGCCGTTCATCCTCGAGCGCCTCGTACAGTCGATGGCCAAGGAGGAGAAGTTCGACGAGGCGCTGCGGCTCGCCGACACGCTCATCGAGGCCGACCGCGAGGGCTGGTACTTCTTCCAACTCAAGGGCTGGGTGCTGCGCGAACAGGGCAAACTGCCGGCCGCGATCGAGGCGTACAACAAGTCGCTCGACAAGATCGACGCGAACAAGGGGCTGAAGGCGGACGTGCGTGACCGGTTCAAGGACCGCACGCGGTACATCCTCACCGGGCTGTACGTTGACAATAAGGACGTCGAGAAGGCCGCGAAGAACCTCCAGACGCTGATCCAGCGGAATCCGGACAATGCCACGTACAAGAACGACCTCGGCTTCATCTGGGCCGACAACGATCTGAAGTTCGAGGAGTCCGAGAAGCTCATCAAGGAGGCCCTCGACCTCGACAAGAAGGAAAAAGAGAAGCTGAAGAAGGAAGGGAAGCTCGATGAGGTGAAGCCGAACGCCGCGTACCTCGACAGCCTTGGCTGGGTGCTGTTCAAGCAGAAGAAGTATTCGGAAGCACTGATCCCGCTGAAGGAAGCCGCGGCCGACGACGAGGACGGCAGCCACCTGGAAATCTGGGACCACCTCGCGGATTGCCACCTGGCGTTGGGCCAGAAGAAGGAAGCCATCGCCGCGTGGGAGAAGGCGCTCAAGCACGAAGACCTGACGAAGCGCGACGGGGAGCGCCGCCGAAAGGTGAGCGAGAAGCTCAAGAAGGCTCGCGCGGAGTAG